CACCTCCTGCGGCTTCACCCACATCTCGACCGCCGTGCACGCCGCGCGAGGTACATATGGCACTGACACTGACGGGACGCGGACAGCGCGGACGACGATGAcaggcggcggcgacgaccacgacgcgacgtcgcgcgCAAATCTCTTCGAGGAACGGCCGCGAAAACGCCGACCGCGGCGTAGCGAGGGGGAAGGGAATAAAATAAGAGCAATACACTCCCGCGACAGATAAACACCGTCCGCGAACCGACGGCGGAACGATCAGCTGCGACTCGCGAGGGGACGGAGGAGACGCATGGTCGCCACTCGCGACGACACGCGGGACGAATGTCACTACGCGGAAAGAGATATCGTTATTGACGATCGATATCGCGATCTTCCAAGTCTCGACACTCTCGACCCGACACTCTCGACATGCTCGACGGCGAAGAGAAGGAATTTTTAGGCCGAACGCAAATCGACTCGGGGCTCGGGGCCGGGAGACTCCGGCAACTTCGACCAATAATACGACGGGGAAATGAATAATTTGATAAGGTTAGATATGATTcactgttttttatatataagaacgTTTATATCTACTGGCGAGGGCgagtgattatatatatatattttttttttcttaggaGATGCTGACCGCATGTCGTGTGATTCTAAGCTGTTAATATCCAGTCCGCAGGATTCTGGATATCCCgacagatttaatttaatttgtaattattaaagagaTAAAGTGCCGAACAGGAAAGAGCAAGGGACATATAAAACTGAGGCATACTTCGGCGACACAAATGGAATGCTTGGAGAGAATTGATCATCCGGGATCGTGGGTGAAGGAAAAGTACCAGGAGGTACAGAAATTGTTGAGGGAACGCGAGACGAGGTGCTCCAATAAGATTTACGAGAGAAAGAACAAAGCTGTAGGAATTCTAATGGAGATCCTGGAAGCGCTCACCCACTGCAAAGAGCCCCTCTGCACCGTCGCGGCTGCGATAACTCATTTGAACATAGGTATATTACAGGCTGACTTGGAAGACACCGGACTCGCCACGGAATATTTCAGAAAGTGCATCGATTTGTTGGAAGACAGCAAACTGACGCCCGAAGGCATTTTACCGGCTATAAGCGCCAATAATCAACTGGGCCTGATTTATGCGCAACGAGGTTTGTACGAGGAAGCTAAAGATTTCTTGAAGCAAGCGGAAGGCTTGTACGTCAAGTTTACGGAGGACGTTGGACTCGAGCCTGTTCACATGGTGACCATTATGGGGATCGAGGAGATAGAAGGAGATCTGTGCGCCAAGAGCATCCTCGAGAAGCTTCACACGTTGACTCTGTATTATTTGGCGCAGGTATGCCGCGAGCTAGACGATAAATGTAGCTTCGCTCTGTATTGTCACAGAACGCTGAGCAAGCAGCTGAGTCAAAATAAGATAACGCAAGATCTGGATTACGTCGACTGGGCACTAAATGCCGCGACAATATCTCAGTATTTTATAGAACAAGACAAATTTCCGCAGGCGAGACATCATCTGGCCGCGGCGTCCTACATACTGGAGAGATACGCGGAGATCTTGACGGCGAAGGGTACCAGGGAGACGAGCGAGACCATCGCCGCGGAATACGAAAATTACGATCACAGATCGGCGAATGTCGCTAGGTGCTGGGCCAAGTACGGTATCGGTCTCCTGGGAGCGTCCAAGGAGAGATTATTGAAGAATGCCGAGCAGGAGGATCAGGATTCGAAGCCCGCAAAGATTTCCGATCAAGTCTGCAAATATCCTCAAACCGAAATCATGGAGGACCCAAGATTTGTAGACCTGGAACCGGAATTGGCGCCGATCACCAATGAAATCACGGACATGTACTTGTTGGACTTCAACGACGCCAGGCCGGTGTTCTTGAACGTTCGGAAATGGTTGGATAAGGCGAAGGAATATTACACTTTTGAGAATCACGCGTCGGATTACGCCTGGATTGCTCAGGACCTCTCACAAGCGTACAAGTTCCTGGCGTTTTTCGAAGACAACGAGGACAGGCAGGCGAGGATGCACAAACGGCGGATAGACATTCTGGAGGAAGTGATCGAGGGATTGTGCCCGCGGTTTTACCGTGTTATCTGTAGGGAAATCTGGATCGAGCTGGCGGAAACGTATTCGGAGATTCTGGACCTGAAGATCGATCGTCTGCAAGCGTCCAACGAAAAGCCGACCGCGCAGGTGGTGGCGAAGATCGAGCGCCTGGCGAGAAGCAGCATAAAGCATTATCAGTCGTACTTGAATTCTCTGGAGACGAAAAAGTCCGAGAGCGGAGTCGAATCCTTCTCGGACGACTTGCTGTATCCGGCGTTGTACACTTATTTCCACGTAGGAAGACTGTACAACAAGATCATAACTTCCGACGTGCAGCAAAAGATAGAAAACATGCAGAATAGCGTCGACGCTTACAGCTTCGTCGTTAATTACTATAACAAGCATCCTGAGAGGCAAGAGAAGTTGGAGAAGtacgaatttataaaattatccaaaGAATTTGTCACATTGCTACCGCTCACGTTAGATAGATTGAAACAGCAACAAATAAATCAACAGTAATGttacttctctttctttttcacttTACACTTTcgtgaaaatgtaaaataatattttgttatattttcttccGCACAACAAACGATTTTTGTTACGGAGGAAGTACGGAAATTTATATCTGCAAGGCATTTATGTATATTccatgtatttaaattttaaaatgaataCTTTTTCATGCGTTACCAATCAGCCCATCTCGTATTGccatattaaagatatatttaagatGAAAAAGTTACTATTTTGTTGTCTCTGTAGACCGATCTTCCTTTTAATTTCCTTTTGTTAAGAtacgaaaaataaacattctgACTGTgctaataaaatagtaataagaCTTATTATCGACTAAGTTAATATTGGAATTTGGTCAAAATCAtcctgattaattaataaacaatataatagtaataaaataggtatgaatagtatattatagagtatattttttaatcatccATTATTCTTCGGTACGTTTGAAGTACGTTAAGAGATAAAGTGTGCATCATTTACaagtttgatttttaatataaattatatacatatattatttatataaattaaatatgccttttttagaaatggatacaaaagtataatacatattcataattctatttatacttgaataaattatataacatctttttaaacttcttttcctaagatacaattttataaattattacatatcttatatttatattatataattctgtctttttttaatattatatttttatatatttttcaatatttgcacgcaaaaatattatagcgTAGCCTCTCACGCCTGAtagatttagaaataaaaattagacaaaaatgaatattatttttgttgcatGTCGCATCGTTACCAGTCGCCTCTTCGACTGATAAGGTAGAGCCAGAGAGAAACCGTTCCGAGATAAGATGTCAGCACGTGCTgtaaattttctctttatattcGCGGGTCATATGAGTCATCCGCAGCAGAGAAAAACCTTTGTCGACACTCTCGACGGCGAATTCCAAGTCCGATTGAATTTTTCGGCCGAAGACAAATCGACTCGCCCAGAAATTTCCACTCAGACTTCGCCACGCAAACAGTGATTTAGACTTAGTCTTAACTTTAAACAAACAGCGATCAAATCTAGCCGTAGGTATTGTCCGCTGAAAGAGGGCAGGAGccaatttaatataagaagaagaagagcaAATCGACTCGGGGCGACTCCGGCAACTTCGACCAATAATACGACAGAGATACGAATAATTTGATAAGGTTAGATATGATtcactgttttttttatatataaaaacgtttatatctaCCAGCGAGGGTGAGTGATTATATATCCATATTTCTCTTAGGAGATGCTGACCGTATGTCATGTGATTCTAAGCTGCTAATAGCCAGTCCGCAGGATTCTGGATGTCTCaacagatttaatttaatctgtaATCATTAAAGAGATAAAGTGCTGAACAGGAAAGAGCAAGAGGGATATATTAAAACTGAAGCATACCTTGACGACAGAAATGGAATGCTTGGATAGAATCGATCATTCAGGGGTGAAGGAAAA
This genomic stretch from Temnothorax longispinosus isolate EJ_2023e chromosome 9, Tlon_JGU_v1, whole genome shotgun sequence harbors:
- the LOC139819839 gene encoding KIF-binding protein, whose protein sequence is MECLERIDHPGSWVKEKYQEVQKLLRERETRCSNKIYERKNKAVGILMEILEALTHCKEPLCTVAAAITHLNIGILQADLEDTGLATEYFRKCIDLLEDSKLTPEGILPAISANNQLGLIYAQRGLYEEAKDFLKQAEGLYVKFTEDVGLEPVHMVTIMGIEEIEGDLCAKSILEKLHTLTLYYLAQVCRELDDKCSFALYCHRTLSKQLSQNKITQDLDYVDWALNAATISQYFIEQDKFPQARHHLAAASYILERYAEILTAKGTRETSETIAAEYENYDHRSANVARCWAKYGIGLLGASKERLLKNAEQEDQDSKPAKISDQVCKYPQTEIMEDPRFVDLEPELAPITNEITDMYLLDFNDARPVFLNVRKWLDKAKEYYTFENHASDYAWIAQDLSQAYKFLAFFEDNEDRQARMHKRRIDILEEVIEGLCPRFYRVICREIWIELAETYSEILDLKIDRLQASNEKPTAQVVAKIERLARSSIKHYQSYLNSLETKKSESGVESFSDDLLYPALYTYFHVGRLYNKIITSDVQQKIENMQNSVDAYSFVVNYYNKHPERQEKLEKYEFIKLSKEFVTLLPLTLDRLKQQQINQQ